In one window of Bacteroidota bacterium DNA:
- a CDS encoding DUF4279 domain-containing protein, which translates to MENEILQYHSFYDYSDVEIQYSIKTKKLNLDALSDLLKIQSTRGWSFGETYEGKQLNTATRQVETITRKRPNTHWVLNSNSLTESNRFENHADQLLSLLVPKQNIIKTLMEQKDDFEIMTFIYLTFDVNEKHFGFGTTTEYFKKLSDISHYIEWRTK; encoded by the coding sequence ATGGAAAATGAAATACTTCAATACCACAGTTTCTATGACTACTCTGATGTAGAAATTCAGTATTCTATCAAGACAAAAAAACTTAATCTGGACGCACTATCTGACCTTTTGAAAATCCAATCAACAAGAGGTTGGAGTTTCGGAGAAACCTATGAAGGCAAACAACTCAACACCGCCACAAGACAAGTAGAAACTATTACAAGAAAACGACCGAACACTCATTGGGTTTTAAATTCAAACAGTTTGACAGAGAGCAATAGGTTTGAAAATCATGCTGACCAACTTCTTAGTTTATTAGTTCCGAAACAGAATATTATTAAGACTTTGATGGAGCAGAAAGACGATTTTGAAATTATGACTTTCATATATCTTACATTCGATGTAAATGAAAAGCATTTTGGTTTTGGCACAACCACGGAGTATTTTAAGAAACTTTCAGACATTTCACATTACATCGAATGGCGGACTAAATAA